The Tenebrio molitor chromosome 5, icTenMoli1.1, whole genome shotgun sequence genome segment ctcgataattactatcggcaacgctgtctagtgtaaaatttggtgagacttgtaattttggggttaaatgtttattaagtgtcttgtttttctgggtatgtttaagtaaaaataataaaaatcaataaataaatgaaacgtgctgctaataaaacaatatgaacgaaattcaaagcaagtgaattttattttgaactaaataaatgtcataatttatagttaccaacatagtatgaaaaaatatctacctagggttttttaaattttaccaacctaaagcaacaggtggtggttttttgatttttgaatggactttatgtgtTTTCTGctatgtaacattttttaaattttaaataagtaccTATACAATGTTTGTACGAGTATATTGTACactgcaattattttcttttatttgtcTAATTTCTTTATAACCTCTTTATGCTTCTTCTTCTGCTACTAAACTCTGAACTGCCAAGATAATGTATTGCTTCTTCCCTTTCTCATTTTGATCCACAGGTCTACTTCCAATAATAATGTGAAGCAACAAATTGTCTTAGGAAAAATACGACTTTtcctttaatttattaaatatttttgtcacCTTTTCTCTTACAATCTATTACTTTCCTACTCATTTTAATaccttttttgtttaattttcttgtCACTACTGTTTCGTCTCGCTtgaattttttctaacactctCTCTATGTTAACAATGTGAGTTAAGAAACGTGGCTCTTAATAAACAACTCTATTTTACAAGCTTTCATATTCAGATTGTTATGAGCCAATAAGATAACAATACTTGATAACCTGAACGAAATCAATTCTCTGGTAATAATGAGGCCAGGGGCAAAAGAGTCAAAGTATCATTATACCCTGTCAATATTTGCTCATTCAGACGAAATAAATAAAGCTTTACATTTCTTTTAACGATGATCTCAATGGCTTCAAGCACTGtgcgaccacaaaaaaattataacatatttacagtaaaaaatatatataaaaatattgattttattagTTCTACACAATAATGTAaagtattattaataaataatcttttattaaaaaaattgacacattgTGGTGTTCGATTGCAATAAAACCACATGTGATTGGTTTCACATTGTCAAAACAGCGTGATTTTACACTTCAACAAaccgttaatttttttacaactgaATTACTCCTCTACACACCTTGACATATCCATGACCTGTGATAATATCAACAATATCAATTTAAAGTGATGTCAACATCTAAAATTTTACTGGGTTCATATTCATTGTCGCCATTATCGTAAATCGAAATTATACATAATTTCGAACTTGAAACTGACGTTAACTCGCAAATTTGCAAACAttgtgtacaaaaataaataatttatttcataaaaaaagtattacatAATGTCTAGCTATACGTTctgtacaaaataattaatactCGTCTTTTTGCGGTGGCAGCGTTGCTAGATATTCCAGTGCCCGCTGGATCGCCGGAGGAATAGGGGGTGGCGTCGGCAAATGATCACCCTGGGGCCGGTACCCATTTTCGTCGGCGGTATACACCAACCTGATAACCTGTCCTTCAGGACTCTGATACTGAAACTGTCCTTGCACAGCTTGACCCTCAGGTCCTTTAGGATAACCCTGCTGGTCTTCATAAATCCCGTTACCCGTCTCGTAGAGGTAACTGTGGGTACCATCAGGATTCACCTCATTGTCTTGTCTCACTATTGGCACATGTTCGCTTTGGGGAGCTGCTTCAGTCAAGGCGAAAAGGACTAGTACACCCACctgaaaaaagaaattgtttcAACTGTCCAATTCTCCATCACACCAACTCACTATTATTTTCATCGCTATTATTAGCCTAACTTCTTAGTCAAGTGTGGCAGAGGTTCCaggtttcaaaatttatattgtGAAGATCTGAACTAATAATGCCCCCTcttcggaaaaaaaaattgggtgAGGCAGGTGTTATGTAAACGGCTTTGCTTTTATTGTgtcatataatattttttaatctatgtaaatttGTTTGGTTAATTTATAGACGAGTAGTTCTCATGATTAGAGGCTCACGTGAGACTTTCTACCTgcaaaattgcaccaaatttataaattatcccATGAAGATTCCGTTATGTAATGTTATACGATGCCAATATAAATAAACAGAGTCTGCAGTTTTTCATTGGAGTGAATAGCACAATTCTTCGTGAAAGTCTTCATCCAGTTTTGCAAATGAGTTAAGTAATTGAGCTACTGGGGCAAATATAGCTATCACTGTAATTAACTCATTtagacaacaaaaacaaacaagtcGCATTTAGTGGATAGTATAACTGATTTAGGTACTAGCATCCAAACAGGTTCCATAACAGCAAATACGGACAGTTATATGGTCTTTCGTGAACATTTACATGATACTTgggttatttatttttttcttaattttcacAATCGTCGGTGACCTGTTCCATATGCATAAGACACTCTTAGATCTTGAGAAATTTAGAACTAGTAAAATGCAACCAACGCTGGATTCTCCAATCAGTGTGTTGCAACAAGATGACTGCTACCATTCCGGAACGcagcaattattattttaagacTGATATAGATTTACGACAGTTGCAAGTCTTCCGACAAAGAAGATAATAGAtaataacatttatgtcaGAAGTCATTAGCACTTGCTTACATATGTAAAGTGAAAACAAAACAtgttgcaatatttttttccagttTCGTCAGTGTTGACTCTTTCGCTGGCGGTACCAACCGACATTTTTACTCTTTTAATGGTTTAATTTGTTCTCACAGTATTGTGGTGCATTCAGGAATGCTGTTTTCTCTACAAACAGACAGTCTGCAGTAGCTGTTGTGTCTATTTGTGTGGCGTATTAGCACAAATTCATGAAAACAAGCTAGGTCTCACCAGAAATTCTTGAGAAATTTGTCACTACTGCTTACAATGAAAGCGAAGTTTGTTTGAAGAAGCAAAGTAAGGTCACACCAACGTTCCTGTCTGCTGCCACCGACGATTGCTCCATCGCACAAATTGGTCTTGAGCCTCACCAAACCAAATATTTAGTACTCTTTGTTTCTGGTTACGAAGGAGTCACTTCCAGACTGTAAAATCTATGTAGGTTTACAACTGATTTGTTGCGTGTTGCAAAAGGTTTATCAGCAACGTGTCGTGACAATAACAAATAGAGACGTCTTTAGAAAAATCCAACACAattactcacttgttgcacCAGTAATAAAATTCTAATTACTCATAACTTTCATTTTCTTCACAATATTGTGCCAAAAGGTCATGACTTGACATGCTAAGCGAtttattctttgttttgtcCCACTCGACAATTCAGAAGAGGTAAAGTGGAGCCCCAAAAGACTGCTTCCATTTATGTAACTTCATTATCTCCAGTCTGGCTGTGAGACAGTGAAAGCAAAAGTTTGTTTGTCACTTACGACCGTCTGAGTGTTAAAGCAAATTTTTCCTTGGAAATAGGACAAGTCAGTTAAAAAAACTCTTTTCAAAGATTCATCAGCTGATGGATGCCACTActttgcaataaattttattaatcgtAGTGGTAATTGGGTACAAGAATGTCACAAGGCAAGCGTCAAACAACATAATTAAAGTCGTGTAAAGTTTATCTtccagaaattaatttttttcaatctgAATTACCATGacacaacaaattttatttgtttacttttAACTTTGACACTCGCAACCgtctaaaaaaattgatatttaaaaGATAATCATCTGCATCCTTATTATATCCTTATTATTACTATCTTTATCAGGATCTAtgtctaaaaaaaatacttgttGACATTATCCAAAATTGGTGTAGCTAAATAGCATTCtagtaattttcattttcgatTTGATTCATATTCTTGAAAACCCATTGTATTGAAATGAACAGTTGtttccaattaatttaaataaacgtaAACACACATTATACAAGAGTTTACAACACTATTTATCACCCCTGCTGCGATCAAACCAAATTTATCTTCCGCAGGAATCATATTTCAGAGATTTCATTCGATCTTAAAATTATAGGTTATGTAAATCACGTTTTCAGTAAACACCGTCTCTGCAAGAACTTGACTTACGACGGGTTTTAGGATCACTCAATTTTCCTAATTGAGCTCTCCTCATGCTTTCAAGGTAAATTAACACACAAGTCTcaacataatatttttattggattTTTGGCACAAGTGTCGCAACAAGCGCACTCCTTCCTTGTGCAATtcatacaaaaatacaaaataatcaagtaCACTTTATACAGTCAATACAAAAATGGCATATGACGTAGTCTAAATTAATATGTAGGTACCTGAATAGATTTATGTTATTGCGAGTAAAACACACATTTCGCTTCTTTACACTGTCTATCGCCTGCTGGGTTCTGGGGTGGAGGGCAGCGTCGCCAAGTACTCGAGCGCCTTCTGGATGGCGGCGGGAATTGGTGGCGGCGTGGGCAAGTGGTCCCCTTGCGGCTGGAACCCGTTCTCGTCGGCGATGTAGGACAGCTGGATCACTTGGCCTTCGGGGGAAGTGTACTGGAATTGTCCTTGCGCGACTTGCGCTTCCTGGTCCTCCTGACCAGCATTCTTCAGGAAACCTTGTTCTTCAGCCGTGATGCTATTCCCAGTCTCGTAACTGAAATTTTACGTCAGTCTAGTCACTCCTCACGCGCCACTCACCAACCTGTATTTGTAGGAACCGTCGAAATTCACTTCTTGTTCTTGTCGCAGGATCGGAATCGGTTCTGTGGCGGGACCTTGCGGAGCCGCTACGGATGCGGCGACCAAGGCGGCAAGAGCGATCTGAAATCGTTCCCACGACAATTAATGGAAGAGGTAACGACGCTTCGGATGGCCTTTGCGACGATTTGGCacgttttcagaataaaacgCGATTTAACGACTGTTTTATTGCAGTCGCGACGCAACGTCTTTTTTTGTGAAGACGCGAATGAATTATCTTGATGCTTTTGTGTACTCACAGTTGTGACATTTTCGTCACCATTAGTGTCAATCAAGACTGTTTCGTCACTCGAAATACCAAACGTAATTCATGTAATCTTCAACAGCAAGCGGGATAAGACACAGCACGAATCTGATAAACATCTTGGGAGGAAGTGTACCACGAAAAATCATTCGAGAGATGATGCACGAGgttttttgtttcgttttaatGAGAAGCAAAATCTAGAGATGAGCTGATAGCTCTAGAGTTCTTCATTAGAATTTAATGAGGCTGAGATGAGCTGTGGGCCCTTGATTTCTtcattaataacaaattcaatgtCAACTCTTAAATTAATGATTTGCATAATTATTACTTACATTGGTGTACAAATTCTAATTAAAACGCGGTTGTGCGTGTTTGCCGTAAACAAACCTGTCTAAAAATAGTACCAAGTAAAAAGatgttttccaaaaaatatttttcgcgaGAGTGGATCAACGTAtacagaattttgaaaatgctgTGGTTACAAATGCTAGTACTACCTACTGGGgtgttttgaaattttttcgaaaatgaaataattcgGCACTAGAACAGCGACTTTGGGTCACACAGCCCGCACGAAATAATCACCACAAATGTCGCACGGACCGCGATACTTACAACCACTTTCATGTTGCTGGAGTGGTAGGTAATCCAAACACAATTAACTTTACTATGTTCATTACGAGATAAATCCAATATTTATACCTTAAGATCTTTACGAATATCCCCCACCTACGCCCTGGTCCTAACCTACTCCTGTGATGCTCATCTTCAATAAAGAATTTACCCCCCACTCCCTCTTAAGGTCATAAGTCGTATTTACCCAATTTCTTTCttgtaattattgttattcgAATTAGCGGCCTtcgaattttgttttaatgcGTTTTACAGGAAAGCGATCTTCCCAGAGAGTCGATTTTTGATCAAGGTGCGTGCTAATTAACAACGCGAACAAAACACCAATTTCTTCAGTTGAGCAATGTATCGGTCGTTATCGAAccttgatttttgaaaagcTTTCGTCAAAAATACCGAAGAACTTTCGCCGCTGTTCCACTGGCCGGTACAAGCTATTGTtagttatcaaaaaattgtatcACTTAGAAAATTGTTTCACAATTATTGTGTCGATTCCTTTTCAGCCGAATTTTTCGCCGATGAAAGAGATTTTGATGCCCGATTGAATAACAATATCTGGGTAACCATTACGTCAGAGGTTCACAAAGCAAATTCTGATTTGAATTGCACAAATCGAAGATACAGATCAGTTTTTAAGTAGCAGAGAGTTACATTCGGGAATAATCAGCAAATCTtttttggtgcaattttttccACACAATCTGATGACCTGGAAACGACACACTCAATCAGCCTTGATGATTTAgtacttttgaaaaattacacCAAATTATAAGGTATCGCTTTAATTAGTCCCtcggaatttatttatatctTCCTGTAGcacaacattttcaaaatcgaATCCCATACACCTGTCAAATTAAACAATCTAATGAtggaataattattattaattaccaACTAAATTCTGATATAATTAGTTTGCATAAGATTTGCGTAAATTAGGCACAACCtgcataaaaaatataacgacgtaacaacaattaattgttgtcCCAACTCACAACAGTGCTTACTTCACTTCCAGATTTCGAActagtttttaattattaaattactcAGCAAAATCGTAAACAATGCACCGAATTTTAAAcccatttattaaatattcattattcagatttattaattaagagtacttgattttaattaagtgCTAAAAATGAAATGCAGTGTGATATCACTTTCAGTGAAGTAAACAGGTAGAACTGAATTTGCGTTCTACTTGGTGGGTCTCGTAAACACAAcattaaattgattttatgcatgtaaatatgtaaaataatttttcataaacgtGACATCGTGTAATAAACAAATTCCACTAATTTGAATAATaaggaaaaacaattttttgacaagaatttcTATTAATATCCCCAAAGACTGCATTAATTTTCTGACGAAACTTAAACAACGATTTAAATACTATAGAAATGTTAAATTTCATAATCAAGTCTGATAAGCGATtagttatttttagttttggaATCATTTGCGACATCCCGTTTGGGTGCAGTTCTTCTATCACAATGCGATGACATCGAGAGTTTTCAGGAGATCGGAGAGAGAGAAACGACACCGAAAACAGATAAAAATTGGTTTTCATTCATATATCGGGTGTTGATTTAAATATcccctcaaagttggcgttgaagaatcgatcgTGAACGCACAACGCGTCAGTCTGtggagtaaaaacacaaacaacgcaaaaagtgaggttagatttaaacaactgatccgcgatgcgttcacaatcgattcttcaacgcctactttgacgataaatttaaatgaacacctgatatTTATGAACATAAATCTTGGTACGGTAGTCAGCttgaaaagaaattttcttGTAAGGTTCTTGTATTTTATCACAACGTATTAGTTAATAAATCACAGAATTGCTTCATCTCATGTTTGTGAACGAAAGATAGAACAGTGTTCGTTAAAAAAAGATGCTTTAAAATGTGAACCCTCCCATGGTTTGGCTTCGAttcgtttgaaaaaaaaaaattgttgagaaTATAATATTGGTGAATGGTTGTAGTAGTAGCGATTGGCCCAATCTTCGAACAATCCCATTGAGCAGTTTGTTGTCTTCACACGTGTAACCTTTATCAAATTTCCCTGGTTTTTATggcattatttaaataattgcaTAAAGGCCAAACATTGTTTATCAGGAATTAGCGTTACATCACTGGTGAAAAAATCCTGACCTGCCGaccacattttgtaatttaacttTACAACACCTTTACTCGTCCATTTGTTTCCACATCACTTTTTCAGAAGCGGTTTTACCACAATACATCCCACACTTTTGCGAAAAAGCGCGCTCGCAtgcagataaaaaaaattacgtgtAATTCTTTCTACAGCAGGACCTTCAACTTTAATTTCATCATTACAGTTATTTGTGCAAATACAGCACGTTCTCTGACGCTGATGCCGTCATGTACATTAACCGATCAATTCCAAATTACTGTTTTAGCGATGAGAAAAAGTACTGTTTAATTATTTGCCTCGAAATGTCacagtttaaattttgtttatgacTCTGCCGGTGTAAATACTCGATGGCTCTGTTGGTATGTTGAGGCAAGTTTTTCCTTGAAGTCGAATCGTTGTACAAAAATCCTGAATCGTGTTCTGCGTTCCAGACCATTCTTGCAGCCTGCGGATGAGCTGAAAGCGAGAGCGATCTCACTGTTGCTCCATTTGTTTCAGTTTCATTGAACTTGACCTCTGAAAAACGTAAACTTGGATACGAGTAGGTATGCTGACCTAGAAATCGCTCAAACTAGTTTAGATCGATCTAGCTTTCGTCATGAATTATTCAGCAGCTCGTCTAATTTATATAATTATTGATTTGGTTCGGTTATCGTCGCCTCTGCAGAACTAGCTAGCACGAAATAGTGAGGACAACTTTTACCATTCATCGAATCGATTCTACTCATCGATAACTCAAACTGAAAGCGACAGCAACAAATGGCCGAAATTTAGAAGAGTGCATAATTGAAAAGTATCCTAACAAGTTGTGTAACTCTTGGTGCTTTCGCTCCACGACTGATATTCCCATCGCAACTGTAGGTAATATATCGCActtcaaattttattcatCCTCCAAATCCCATTTCCTGGtacacatttttcaaatttcgtAACAGCGCACAATTTTCGACCTCTTGATTAATTGCTTTTCCTTGGACTTTTTATTATCCTTATAATTACGTGCTTTGAGATAATCTCGAGTCGCATCTCGCACTGGTCAAAAGAACCAATCCGTGGTGATTCACGCTGCCTCGGATGATGCAAAGAAATGGTGTAACATTCTTTAATTCGAAGGAtttgtgtttgtttaaaaGGGTTAGGTTGTTGATCACTACTTGAGACGTTGAGCAACGAAAATTAATCCTTTTCTCGTCTTAACTTGGCTCCGTTATGTAAAATTCGCTAGCTGTTTCCAAATCCCTTTGTATGCAGTTACATGCAGGCCATTGTAACTATAATGCGATCCAAAAAGCGACATCAATACATGAGAAAGGTCACGTTTGAAATCGGAGGTCGCAAAATCGGAGTTATATAAGAAACTGATGAAGTACCATCGACGGTAATTGAAAATGCTTAGGCGTATCTGCAAGAAAAGACTGACCTTTCGATATGTCTTTGGTTTTAACGTATTAATTCCCTGGCATGACAGAATCGCGTAGGTGCTTAATCTATTTCTCGAAAAGCGCAACGGGATTTCCTCTAGCATCGTCAGTTCTGCAGAATCgatgtcaataaatttttacgagATGAAAGT includes the following:
- the LOC138131263 gene encoding endocuticle structural glycoprotein SgAbd-4-like; translation: MKVVIALAALVAASVAAPQGPATEPIPILRQEQEVNFDGSYKYSYETGNSITAEEQGFLKNAGQEDQEAQVAQGQFQYTSPEGQVIQLSYIADENGFQPQGDHLPTPPPIPAAIQKALEYLATLPSTPEPSRR
- the LOC138131812 gene encoding endocuticle structural glycoprotein SgAbd-2-like, coding for MKIIVGVLVLFALTEAAPQSEHVPIVRQDNEVNPDGTHSYLYETGNGIYEDQQGYPKGPEGQAVQGQFQYQSPEGQVIRLVYTADENGYRPQGDHLPTPPPIPPAIQRALEYLATLPPQKDEY